From the Insulibacter thermoxylanivorax genome, the window GCCCTTCCCCATCCAGCAGCTTAGCGAACTCATGCGCCGCTGTGACACCAGCATTGTAATTATTCGTGCCGAGGAAGGAATAGGCCTTGCTCCCGTCCGCGCCGGAATCGAACAGGACGATCGGGATGCCGGCGTCAACGGCTTTGTTGATGGACACATTGAGCGCCTCCGGATCCATCGCCGTCAGGGCGATGCCGGCGGGTTTGCGGGCGATGACCTGCTCGAGGACGGTCATCTGTTCGTGGACGTCATACTGGGTTGACCCGCGATAATCGACGGAGACATTGAGCGCTTCGGCAGCATCCTCGAATCCTTTGAGCACAGGGCGCCAGTAGTCGATCCCCGCCTGGAAGGTCACCATCACGTACTCCTCCCCGGGTTCTCCTTTCAGTCCTTTATCGACTTCATCCCAGGAATCCAGATACGTCGGACGGAAATAGACGGCAACGATCACGAGGAAGATCAACACGAACAATCCATACAGCAGCACCAGCTTTTTCACCCAGACCCCTCCCCTTTGCAAGACTTGCACGAAGATCGCCTGATTCGTTTAACTTGCTGCTTCGAGTCTAACCCTTCAGGCTGACCTCCGGAATCCTGTAACCTTATTGTAACTTGCCGGTGAGGTTTGGCAATCCCAGGTGACATTCGCCGGTGATTGTTGCTGAACCTTTGCGGCCGGTTGCGGCCGCTGCGGTCATGGACACTTTGCCGGCAATCCTATTGGCTGCGATTCTTAATATAGAAATCGAAAGCCACCGCCAGCAGCAGCACCAGTCCCTTAATCGCTTGCTGCCAATCGATGCTGACGCCGATCAGCGACATACCGTTGTTCATCACACCCATGACGAGGCCGCCGATGATCGCACCGATCACCGTCCCCACACCGCCGGTTGCAGATGCCCCGCCGATGAAACAGGCCGCGATGGCATCCAGCTCGAACAGCGTCCCCGCCTTCGGCGTCGCCGCACTCAACCGCGAGGCGAAGATCAGACCGGCAAGGGCAGAGAGCACGCCCATATTGACGAAGACATAGAACGTGACGCGCTTCGTCTTGACGCCGGACAAGGCAGCCGCCTTCGAGTTGCCTCCCGTTGCATAGATGTGCCGTCCAATCACCGTGCGCTGCGTGATGAAAGTATAAGCTGCGATGAGCACCGTCAAGATGATGAGAAGATTCGGTATCCCCTCATACCGGGCGAGGATCCACAGGAAACCATTCAACACCAGCACGAGGAACACGAGTTTGAGGATGAACCATGCGGCAGGAGCAGTCTCCATCCGGTATTGCTGTCTTGTCCGCCGCAGTCTCAGTTCATTCCAGATCAAGACCGCCGAGAGAAGCAAGCCGATCGCCATCGTCGTCAGATGGATGCCCGTTGCATAACCGCTGAGCCAGTCCGGTATGAAGCCTGAGCTGATCCCCAAGAATGCATTGGGCAAAGAGGCGATCGATTGTCCCTTGAGGATGACCATCGTTAATCCGCGAAACAGCAGCATCCCTGCCAAGGTAACGATAAAGGACGGGATGCCGACATAGGCGATCCAGAAGCCTTGCCAAGCACCGATCAGCGCCCCTAGCAGCAGGCTGATCAGGATGGTTAACCAGACGGGAACCTGCATATGCACCATTAGAATCGCCGCTGTTGCTCCGATCACCGCTGCGACCGACCCGACGGATAAGTCGATATGTCCTGTGATGATGACAAGCACCATGCCGATCGCCAGTACTAAGATATAGCTGTTCTGCAAGATCAGATTGGTGATGTTCAGCGGCTGCATCAAGATTCCGCCCGTTAAGATCTGGAACAACAGCATGATCATGACCAGCGCGATGATCATGCCGTATTGCCGGATATTCGCTTTAAACAACCTTCCCAGTATCGCCACGCTTACCGCCCCCCGACATCGTCATATATTTCATCAATGTCTCTTGATCCGCTTCCTCCCGTTTGAGCTCTCCCGTAATCCGGCCCTCGCACATCGCATAGATGCGGTCGCAGATGCCGAGGAGCTCCGGCAGTTCGGAGGAGATCACCAGGATGCCCTTGCCTTCATCGGCCAGGCTCTGGATGATCGTATAGATCTCATATTTTGCCCCGACATCGATCCCGCGTGTTGGTTCATCAAGGATGAGCACATCGGGTTCAGCGAAGATCCATTTGCTGAGCACGACTTTCTGCTGATTGCCGCCGCTGAGATTGCCCGTCCGCTGGTGGATGCTCGGCGTCTTGATCTGCAGCCGGTTGCGGAATTCCTCCGCCCGCTGCACCTCGATATGGTCTTGAATCACCTGGTACCGCGAGATACGGTTCAGACTCGCTAACGTGATATTATGCTTGATGTCATCGATCAGGATGAGACCGTAGGTTTTCCGGTCCTCCGTCACATAGGCAAGACCGTTAGCGATCGCCGCAGGGATATCCGGAATCTGAATCTCCTTGCCCTTCTTATAGATGCGGCCGCTGATCTTCTGGCCGTAGGACCTGCCGAATACACTCATCGCAAACTCCGTGCGCCCGGCCCCCATCAGTCCGGCGATGCCGACGATCTCACCCTCTCGGATGGTGATGTTCACGTTATGGATGATCTTCCGATCCGCCTGCAGCGGATGGTATACCTCCCAGTCCCGTACCTCGAAGAGCACGCCGCCGATCTTCGGCTTGCGCTCGGGATACCGATTGGTCAGATCCCGGCCGACCATCCCTTTGATGATCCGATCTTCGTTCACCTCATCCCGCCGCATATCCAAAGTCTCGATCGTCTGTCCATCGCGCAGGATCGTGATCGTATCGGCTGCCTGCATCACTTCGTTCAGCTTGTGCGAGATCAGGATCGACGAGATTCCCTGCCGCTTCAGTTCGGCCAGCAATTCCAGGAGATTCGCGCTGTCATCCTCATTCAGCGCCGCTGTCGGCTCGTCAAGGATGAGAAGCTCCACATCCTTCGCAAGCGCTCGAGCGATCTCGACAAGCTGCTGCTTGCCCACCCCGATATTCATGACCAGCGTGTCCGGGGATTCCTCGAGACCCACCCTTTCCATCAGGCGAATCGCTTCCCGCCTCGTCTCATGCCAATCGATGATGCCGCTCCTCCGGCGCTCATTGCCGAGGAAGATATTCTCCGCGATCGACAGATACGGGATGAGCGCCAACTCCTGGTGGATGATGACGATCCCCGATTGTTCACTATGTTTAATATCCTTAAATTCACATAACTTTCCCTTATAATAGATGTCCCCGCTGTACGTACCGTGCGGATAGACCCCGCTCAGCACCTTCATGAGCGTAGACTTGCCCGCCCCGTTCTCACCGACCAGCGCATGGATCTCGCCCGGCCTGACACGAAGGTTAACGTCGTTAAGGGCTTTGACTCCGGGAAAGGTCTTCGTGATGCTCCTCATCTCCAACAGATATTCGCTCATCGCTACCAGCCCCTCCGCTGTGTGATTCGGTGACGACGGCAGCAGTGAACGCTTAGGCTCACTGCCGCCGCGAGCGGTTTATTTCAATTGATCCAAAGTATAGTAGCCGCTTCCCACCAACACCGACTCATAGTTGGTAATATCTACTGATACAGGCTCCAGCAGATAAGATGGCACGACTTTCACGCCGTTGTGGTAGGTTTGCGTATCATTCACTTCGGCCTCCTCACCCTTAAGCAGCGCATCTGCCATCTCCACCGCCTTCTTCGCCAGCTCCCGCGTATCCTTAAATACCGTCTGGGTCTGTTCCCCGGCGATGATCGATTTGATCGATGCCAGCTCAGCGTCCTGTCCGGTGATCACAGGCAGGGGCTTCGCCTCCGTGCCGTAGCCGACCCCTTTCAGCGAAGCGATGACGCCGATGCTGATGCCGTCATATGGGGACAGCACCGCATCCACCCGCTCGGTCGTATAGTGGGCGCTCAGCAGATTGTCCATCCGCTTCTGGGCTTCCGCTCCATCCCAGCGGAGCGTCGCCACTTGGTCGAAGTTGGTCTGTCCGCTGCGCACGACGAGGGTGCCGTTATCGATATAAGGCTGCAGCACGCTCATAGCGCCGTCGAAGAAGAAGTACGCATTGTTGTCATCGGGCGAGCCGGCGAACAGTTCGATGTTATACGGTCCGCCGCC encodes:
- the mmsB gene encoding multiple monosaccharide ABC transporter permease — protein: MIIALVMIMLLFQILTGGILMQPLNITNLILQNSYILVLAIGMVLVIITGHIDLSVGSVAAVIGATAAILMVHMQVPVWLTILISLLLGALIGAWQGFWIAYVGIPSFIVTLAGMLLFRGLTMVILKGQSIASLPNAFLGISSGFIPDWLSGYATGIHLTTMAIGLLLSAVLIWNELRLRRTRQQYRMETAPAAWFILKLVFLVLVLNGFLWILARYEGIPNLLIILTVLIAAYTFITQRTVIGRHIYATGGNSKAAALSGVKTKRVTFYVFVNMGVLSALAGLIFASRLSAATPKAGTLFELDAIAACFIGGASATGGVGTVIGAIIGGLVMGVMNNGMSLIGVSIDWQQAIKGLVLLLAVAFDFYIKNRSQ
- the mmsA gene encoding multiple monosaccharide ABC transporter ATP-binding protein; the encoded protein is MSEYLLEMRSITKTFPGVKALNDVNLRVRPGEIHALVGENGAGKSTLMKVLSGVYPHGTYSGDIYYKGKLCEFKDIKHSEQSGIVIIHQELALIPYLSIAENIFLGNERRRSGIIDWHETRREAIRLMERVGLEESPDTLVMNIGVGKQQLVEIARALAKDVELLILDEPTAALNEDDSANLLELLAELKRQGISSILISHKLNEVMQAADTITILRDGQTIETLDMRRDEVNEDRIIKGMVGRDLTNRYPERKPKIGGVLFEVRDWEVYHPLQADRKIIHNVNITIREGEIVGIAGLMGAGRTEFAMSVFGRSYGQKISGRIYKKGKEIQIPDIPAAIANGLAYVTEDRKTYGLILIDDIKHNITLASLNRISRYQVIQDHIEVQRAEEFRNRLQIKTPSIHQRTGNLSGGNQQKVVLSKWIFAEPDVLILDEPTRGIDVGAKYEIYTIIQSLADEGKGILVISSELPELLGICDRIYAMCEGRITGELKREEADQETLMKYMTMSGGGKRGDTGKVV
- the chvE gene encoding multiple monosaccharide ABC transporter substrate-binding protein, which translates into the protein MKRWMVVLVLSMMMLLAACSSGGDGKFVGIAMPTKSSERWVLDGENMVKEFEALGYRTDLQYAEDIVENQISQIENMITKGVDVLVIASIDGESLTNVLEKAAAANIPVIAYDRLIRGSEHVSYYATFDNFKVGVLQASYIEEKLQLKNGGGPYNIELFAGSPDDNNAYFFFDGAMSVLQPYIDNGTLVVRSGQTNFDQVATLRWDGAEAQKRMDNLLSAHYTTERVDAVLSPYDGISIGVIASLKGVGYGTEAKPLPVITGQDAELASIKSIIAGEQTQTVFKDTRELAKKAVEMADALLKGEEAEVNDTQTYHNGVKVVPSYLLEPVSVDITNYESVLVGSGYYTLDQLK